The Haloplanus natans DSM 17983 genome has a segment encoding these proteins:
- a CDS encoding IS6 family transposase produces the protein MPEITRLSDGSDWIELDFVERQRTPEFAMRLGIQMHVAGLSLSNTISILERLGVGRSRTAVHNWVHKADLQPEGGASPNHVALDETVIRIDDQQYWLYAAIDPETNTFLHIRLFSTYTTGLTEIFLSELREKHDVETAVFLVDDAQWLKTALDRHGLDCRYELHGNRNAVERLFREVKRRTSSFSNTFSHVEPTTAESWLQALAVWWNRCQS, from the coding sequence ATGCCAGAAATCACACGCCTCAGCGATGGTAGCGACTGGATCGAATTAGATTTTGTGGAGCGTCAGCGGACACCCGAGTTCGCGATGCGGCTCGGTATTCAGATGCACGTGGCTGGACTATCACTTTCGAATACCATCTCGATTCTTGAGAGGTTGGGTGTCGGACGCTCTCGAACAGCCGTCCACAACTGGGTGCACAAGGCCGATTTACAGCCCGAAGGCGGTGCGAGCCCGAATCACGTTGCGCTTGACGAAACCGTGATTCGAATCGACGATCAGCAATACTGGCTGTATGCCGCCATCGATCCCGAAACAAACACATTCCTTCATATTCGGCTCTTTAGCACGTATACGACCGGTCTCACCGAAATTTTCCTGAGCGAATTACGCGAGAAACACGATGTCGAAACCGCCGTGTTTCTCGTCGACGATGCTCAGTGGCTCAAAACTGCCCTCGACCGACACGGCCTCGATTGCAGATACGAACTCCATGGCAATCGGAATGCTGTCGAACGTCTATTCAGAGAGGTAAAACGACGAACCTCTTCGTTTTCAAATACGTTCAGTCACGTGGAGCCGACGACAGCAGAATCGTGGCTCCAAGCTCTCGCCGTCTGGTGGAATCGATGCCAAAGTTAA